From one Triticum urartu cultivar G1812 chromosome 3, Tu2.1, whole genome shotgun sequence genomic stretch:
- the LOC125544832 gene encoding uncharacterized protein LOC125544832, with translation MAASAAGAGKSLIQTFRKFFKKPWEITGPCSSPEYRSAVPGALEYRQTCPATLREDSPRAIIPTSDPETVFDIKYYPRDGRRNRPPVRRTLLRKPDLERYMAAKQFDPAKDFPVPYVNSAVEEDYSAVGGGYTK, from the coding sequence AtggccgcctccgccgccggcgCCGGCAAGTCACTGATCCAGACATTccgcaaattcttcaagaagccGTGGGAGATCACCGGCCCGTGCTCCTCGCCCGAGTACCGCAGCGCGGTCCCGGGCGCGCTCGAATACCGTCAAACCTGCCCGGCCACCCTTCGCGAGGACTCCCCCAGGGCCATCATCCCCACCTCCGACCCGGAGACCGTGTTCGACATCAAGTACTACCCGCGCGACGGCCGCCGCAACCGCCCGCCCGTCCGCCGCACCCTCCTCCGCAAGCCCGACCTCGAGCGCTACATGGCCGCCAAGCAGTTCGACCCCGCCAAGGACTTCCCTGTCCCCTACGTCAATTCTGCCGTCGAGGAGGACTACAGCGCCGTCGGCGGCGGTTACACCAAGTGA